GACCTCGGCGAGTGGTGGACCCAGCTCGACGACTGGCGGAACCGGTTCCCGCTGGGCTACGACTGGCCCGCCGACGGCACGCTCTCCCCGGAGTACGTGATCCAGCGGATCGGCGAGCTGGCGGGGCCCGAGGCCGTCTACACCGCCGGGGTGGGCCAGCACCAGATGTGGGCCGCGCAGTTCATCGGCTACCAGCGGCCCCGCAGCTGGCTCAACTCCGGCGGGCTCGGCACGATGGGCTACGCGGTGCCCGCCGCGATGGGGGCCAAGGCCGGAGCGCCCGACCGGCAGGTGTGGGCCATCGACGGTGACGGTTGCTTCCAGATGACCAACCAGGAGCTCGCCACCTGCGCCATCGAACAGTTGCCGATCAAGGTCGCCGTCATCAACAACGGCAACCTCGGTATGGTTCGGCAGTGGCAGAACCTCTTCTACGCCGAGCGCTACTCACACAGTGACCTCGGCACCCACAACCACCGGATCCCCGACTTCTCGCTGCTGGCCGAAGCCCTCGGCGGTGTGGGAATGCGGTGCGAAGCCGCCTCCGACGTGGACAGCGTCGTCGAGCGGGCCATGGAGATCGACGACCGACCGGTCGTCATCGACTTCGTTGTGGGCAAGGACGCGCAGGTGTGGCCGATGGTGGCCGCCGGCACCGGCAATGACGAGATCATGGCGGCGCGTGGAATCCGCCCGCTGTTCGACGACGACGAGGGGTGAACGCGCCGATGAGTCGACACACACTGAGCGTGCTGGTGGAGAACGTTCCCGGTGTGCTCTCCCGGGTCTCCGGGCTGTTCTCCCGGCGCAGTTTCAACATCGAGTCCCTGGCCGTCGGGCCCACCGAACACCCCGAGATCTCCCGGATGACCATCGTGGTCTCGGTGGAGGAGCAGCCACTGGAACAGGTCACCAAACAGCTCAACAAGCTGATCAACGTCATCAAGATCGTCGAGCTGGAGCAGGATTCCTCGGTGCAGCGCGAACTGCTGCTGGTCAAGGTGCGGGCCGACGCATCGGTGCGTAGCCAGGTCCTGGAAACCGTGCAGCTGTTCCGGGCGAAGGTGGTCGACGCCTCGCCGGAGGCCCTGACCATCGAGGCCACCGGTGACACCGACAAGCTCGACGCCCTGTTGCGGATGCTCGAGCCCTACGGGGTCAGGGAGATGGTCCAGTCGGGCATGGTCGCCATCGGTCGGGGAGCGCGTTCCATCACGGCAACGGCGGTGCGTTGACCCGCGCACGGCGCGGGTTCGCTACAGAAAGGAAACGAGAACGGTAATGGCAACTGAGATCTTCTACGAGGCGGACGCCGACCTCGGCCGGGTGCAGTCGCGCAAGGTCGCCATCATCGGGTACGGCAGCCAGGGGCACGCGCACGCGCTGAGCCTGCGCGACAGCGGCGTCGACGTCCGGATCGGCCTGCCGGAGAACTCCAGGTCGCGTGAGAAGGTGATCGAGGAGGGACTGCGGGTCGTCACGCCCGCCGAGGCCGCGGCCGAGGCCGACCTCATCATGATCCTCGCGCCGGACACCAAGCAGCGCCAGATCTACGCCGACGACATCGCGCCCAACCTCAACAGCGGGGACGCGTTGTTCTTCGGGCACGGTTTCAACATCCGCTACGGCCTGATCCAGCCGCCGGCCGACGTGGACGTCGCCATGGTCGCCCCGAAGGGGCCGGGGCACCTGGTGCGCCGCCAGTTCGTGGACGGCAAGGGAGTGCCGTGCCTGATCGCGGTGGAACAGGACCCGAGCGGCGCGGCGCAGCAGCTCGCCCTCGCCTACGCCGCCGGTATCGGCGGTGCGCGGGCGGGGGTCATCAAGACCACGTTCACCGAGGAGACCGAGACCGACCTCTTCGGCGAGCAGGCCGTGCTCTGCGGTGGCACGAGCGCGCTGGTGCAGTCCGGCTTCGAGGTGCTCGTCGAGGCCGGTTACCAGCCGGAGATCGCCTACTTCGAGGTGCTGCACGAGCTGAAGCTGATCGTGGACCTGATGTGGGAGGGCGGTATCGCCGGACAGCGCTACTCCTGCAGTGACACCGCCGAGTACGGCGATCTCACCCGGGGCCCCAGGGTCATCGACGAGCACGTCAAGAACTCGATGCGCCAGGTGCTCTCCGAGATCCGGGACGGTTCCTTCGCCAAGGAGTGGGTGGCCGAGGACGAAGCGGGCAGGCCCGAGTTCAACAAGCTGCAGGAGGCGGGCAACGATCACCAGATCGAAGAGGTCGGCAAGCGGCTTCGTTCCCTGATGTCCTGGACCAAGGGCTGAGCCGTCCGAGACGGTTCCCGCCGTGCGGCGGTCCGCGACAGCGTCCGGGCCGCCACACGGTTGTTCCGGAGTTCTCCGGGGTGTTCGGCGGGCCACGCCGGACGCGCTAGTATCCACACCGTGAGCGAGGAAACGCAACCGGTCGACGACAAGGCCCACATCAGGGACGAGCTCGACTTCAGCAAGGCCGAGTGGATCACCAGCACCGACGACGATGACGAGCCGGGGGTGGAGATCGCGTTCGTGGACGGCTACATCGGCATGCGCAACGGGGCCGATCCGGAGGGGCCGGTGCTCGTGTTCACCCCGGAGGAGTGGGACGCCTTCGTGGCCGGCGCCAAGGACGGCGAGTTCGACGAGCCGTGAACCGGCCGTCAACCCCGCGCCGTCGCGAGTCGGTGAAGCGGCCGAGTCCTTCGATGGGCTGGTGCGCGGCTGTTTCGGTGTTGTTTCCGCCGCACGGTCGTGTTGGGATGCCGTGGCGTTACGGTGATACGTCCAACACTTGTGTGAACGGATTCTCATATCAGCGTTAAACTGCGGCACCAGCCCGGCACAATGGCGTGCCTTGCTTCGACCCTGATCTCTGTTACTGGAGCGCGCCCGTGACCAACGCAAGCCGTCCTGTCGTCCTGATCGCCGAGAAGCTGGCTCCTTCGGTGCTGGAAGCATTCGGAGACGAGGTCGAGATCCGCCACGTCGACGGCACCGACCGCCCGGCACTGCTCGAGGCCGTTGCCGACGCCGACGCGCTGCTGGTCCGTTCGGCGACGAAAGTCGATGCCGAGGTCTATTCGGCCAGCACGCGGCTGAAGGTCGTCGCCCGTGCCGGGGTGGGTCTGGACAACGTCGAGGTGCCGGCTGCCACCGAGCGCGGCATCATGGTCGTCAACGCCCCCACCTCCAACATCGTCTCCGCGGCCGAGCACGCGATCGCGCTGCTGCTGGCGGTGGCCCGCAACGTCGCCGCGGCTGACGCGAGCCTGCGCGCCGGTGAGTGGAAGCGCAGTTCGTACAGCGGCGTGGAGATCAACAACAAGACCATAGGCGTCATCGGTCTCGGCAAGATCGGCCAGCTCGTCGCGCAGCGGCTGGAGGCCTTCGGCGCGAAGCTGATCGCCTACGACCCCTACGTCTCGGCGGCACGCGCCGCACAGCTCGGCATCGAGCTGGTCAGCCTCGAGGAACTGCTGCAGCGCGCCGACGCGATGTCGATCCACCTGCCGAAGACGGCCGAGACGCTCGGCCTCATCGGCGCGGAGGAGCTCAAGAAGACCAAGCAGGGCGCGATCGTCGTCAACGCCTCGCGCGGCGGGCTCATCGACGAGGACGCCCTCGCCGAGTCCCTGCGCAGCGGTCATCTCGGTGGTGCCGGTATCGACGTCTACAGCACCGAGCCCACCACCTCCAGCCCGCTGTTCGAGCTCTCCAACGTCGTAGCCACCCCGCACCTGGGCGCTTCCACCGCCGAGGCCCAGGACCGGGCGGGCACCGACGTCGCCCACTCCACGCTGCAGGCGCTGCGCGGCGACTTCGTCCCCGACGCGGTCAACGTGCAGGGCGGGGCCGTCGGTGAGGAGGTCCGCCCCTACCTGCCGCTGACCCAGAAGCTGGGCTCGTTGCTGGCCGCGGTGCTCGGCAGCACGCCGACCTCCGTCACGGTTGAGGCGAGGGGCGAACTGGCCGACGAGGACGTCTCCGTGCTGCCGCTGGCCGCGCTGCGCGGTGTCTTCTCCGGCGCCGTGGAGAGCCAGGTCACCTTCGTCAACGCCCCGCAGCTCGCCGAGGACCTCGGGGTCGACATCGATGTCAAGACCGCTCCGGAGAGCGCGAGCCACCGCAGTGTGGTCTCGGTGCGCGCCGTGCTGTCCGACGGTCGTACCGGAGTCGTCTCGGGTGCCCTGGACGGTCCGAACCAGGTGGAGAAGCTCGTCGAGGTCAACGGCAGGCACTTCGACCTGCGCGCAGAGGGCAGCGTGCTGCTGCTGGAGTACCCGGACCGGCCCGGTGTCATGGGCAAGGTCGGGACCCTGCTCGGCGAGGTGGGGACCAACATCGAGGCCGCGCAGATCAGCCAGACCTCGGACGGTTCGGACGCGATCATGCTGCTGCGCGTGGACCGGCCCGTGGACGCCGGGGTGCTGGAGCCGATCGGCGCCGCCGTGGGGGCCAAGACCGTGCGTACCGTCAGCTTCGAGTGAGCCCGACGGGCCCTTCGAACCGCGGTCGGACCGGGTCCGGTGTCCGGCGCGGTTGCTGAGCTCCTCGTGGGACG
The nucleotide sequence above comes from Actinopolyspora erythraea. Encoded proteins:
- the ilvC gene encoding ketol-acid reductoisomerase, which gives rise to MATEIFYEADADLGRVQSRKVAIIGYGSQGHAHALSLRDSGVDVRIGLPENSRSREKVIEEGLRVVTPAEAAAEADLIMILAPDTKQRQIYADDIAPNLNSGDALFFGHGFNIRYGLIQPPADVDVAMVAPKGPGHLVRRQFVDGKGVPCLIAVEQDPSGAAQQLALAYAAGIGGARAGVIKTTFTEETETDLFGEQAVLCGGTSALVQSGFEVLVEAGYQPEIAYFEVLHELKLIVDLMWEGGIAGQRYSCSDTAEYGDLTRGPRVIDEHVKNSMRQVLSEIRDGSFAKEWVAEDEAGRPEFNKLQEAGNDHQIEEVGKRLRSLMSWTKG
- the serA gene encoding phosphoglycerate dehydrogenase → MTNASRPVVLIAEKLAPSVLEAFGDEVEIRHVDGTDRPALLEAVADADALLVRSATKVDAEVYSASTRLKVVARAGVGLDNVEVPAATERGIMVVNAPTSNIVSAAEHAIALLLAVARNVAAADASLRAGEWKRSSYSGVEINNKTIGVIGLGKIGQLVAQRLEAFGAKLIAYDPYVSAARAAQLGIELVSLEELLQRADAMSIHLPKTAETLGLIGAEELKKTKQGAIVVNASRGGLIDEDALAESLRSGHLGGAGIDVYSTEPTTSSPLFELSNVVATPHLGASTAEAQDRAGTDVAHSTLQALRGDFVPDAVNVQGGAVGEEVRPYLPLTQKLGSLLAAVLGSTPTSVTVEARGELADEDVSVLPLAALRGVFSGAVESQVTFVNAPQLAEDLGVDIDVKTAPESASHRSVVSVRAVLSDGRTGVVSGALDGPNQVEKLVEVNGRHFDLRAEGSVLLLEYPDRPGVMGKVGTLLGEVGTNIEAAQISQTSDGSDAIMLLRVDRPVDAGVLEPIGAAVGAKTVRTVSFE
- the ilvN gene encoding acetolactate synthase small subunit gives rise to the protein MSRHTLSVLVENVPGVLSRVSGLFSRRSFNIESLAVGPTEHPEISRMTIVVSVEEQPLEQVTKQLNKLINVIKIVELEQDSSVQRELLLVKVRADASVRSQVLETVQLFRAKVVDASPEALTIEATGDTDKLDALLRMLEPYGVREMVQSGMVAIGRGARSITATAVR
- a CDS encoding DUF397 domain-containing protein — its product is MSEETQPVDDKAHIRDELDFSKAEWITSTDDDDEPGVEIAFVDGYIGMRNGADPEGPVLVFTPEEWDAFVAGAKDGEFDEP